In Lactuca sativa cultivar Salinas chromosome 5, Lsat_Salinas_v11, whole genome shotgun sequence, the DNA window CTTAGGAGCCTCTGAATCATCTCCCTCCAGAATGCTCCAAGCTAAAGCTGCTGCAGAAGAATCCATCCTACGTGAATTGCCTGAGGTGTGTGATTTTAGCAGAAATATATGATACGAGACATTTAAgtgcattcttaaagaataagccaattaattaattaattaatgatttGTTTATGTTCAGGCCACAATACTGAGACCTGCAGTGATGCTTGGCACAGAGGATCGGCTCTTGAATCCATGGGCTCAATTTGCAAAAAAATATAACTTTCTTCCACTTATTGGGAATGGATCCACCAAGTAAACGGCTTAATTCTCTTCTCTTtacttgatatgatgaattatttCTCTCAAACAGTTTGGTAaatatgtgtgttttttttttttttttgtacaggATTCAGCCTGTGTATGTTGCTGATGTGGCATCTGCAGTTGTTGCAGCCTTGAAAGATGATGGCAGCAGCATGGGAAAAGTATATGAACTTGGTGGGCCAGATGTGTATACATTGCATCAATTGGTGATTGATTCTCATCATTTCTTTTCTCCTGTTCAAAATTCAAATTAAGTTTTGACTCATCATAATATTATTTTTACAGGCTGAACTTATGTATGAAGTGATTCGAGAATGGCCTCATTATGTTAATGTCCCTTTCCCAATTGCTAAGGTATGAAGTAGCAGCACACTtccatttatttgtgtattattaACATTAATTCTGTTGTGTTTATgttattatgatatgatacacAGGCAATCTCAACGCCTCGTGAGTTGCTGCTAAATAAAGTTCCTTTCCCATTGCCAACACCATCTATCTTCAATCTGGATTTGATTCATGCTCTTTCCTCAGATAAACTCGTCTCACAAGATGGTTAGTGTTTCAACTTTCAAATTTGTTTCTTGATTTTATTAAGATTTAAGTGATAACTTTTGGTGTGTTTTGCAGCTCTAACATTCAATGATCTTGGAATTGTGCCACATAAAGTGAAGGGATATCCTATTGAGTTCCTTATTCAGTACCGAAAGGGTGGGCCCAATTATGGTTCTACAGTCAGCGAAAGAGTCACTCCAGAATCATATCCTTAAGTGGAGTTGAGTTTGCTTCCATCTTTTTGATGTATTTCTTTTCCCCAATACAAACAAGGGAGGAATAAAAAGATTTCATGTCTCATTTCTTGAAGCATTTGAATCATTTGTATAATTTCgattttctttttacaccctcCTGTTATGTTAAATTTAGAAAGAAGCCAACTGAAATTGTTTTTGGCATCCCACCCTTCTTGAGAATAACATGCATGATATGCTTTTATCCTGAATATtatttatgtgaatgtatgttGTCTTTGCCACAAGTCTTTATGTGCTAGAGACTATTTTATGGCAAACTAAAACTTAGGATTTATTGTCTTAATCCTTGCCACAATAAtatgagttaatttaaaaaaaaagttaaatatgaagattaaaacatttaagaactttgaatttataagaaaataagaaaaatattgaatcgttataattaaaatgtttttttttatcttttaaatttgaacacataatttaaataaataaaaaactaatgAGTTTTAGTTTTGGAAAATTTGAAATTACAATATAAGTTCATTGATaaaattgatatttatttattactatatttattacaattattataataaaatattatgtggaatttaataaaataaaaaaacttataaaatgacatgtagaaaaaaataattcaaaataccataaaataacatttggcaaattgaatgaaaGCGTGacaaatgataaaaaaaacttttatttattagggaggatttgTCTATGTGCTAAAATGATCCAAGTTGGAATTTTTTGTGTTTAATCAAACAAATATATGATTGTTGAAGCTAATTCATAATTGTCAAGTTGGGAGAATTTGTTTGCTTAAGTTTATTTGCATGACTGATCTTAATATTCatctgaaacgacccaaaatacgatccaaaattttttgttttaatataactaaaaaccCAATCCtcgaatatcatatatatatataataaaatcatGGAATGAGTAACTCAAATGTCATAGTACCAAGTCAAAACAAAACTATATCAATCATAACAATATTTGACATAAACTCCCAAGgtaaactgaagttgtggtgtgtgcgatgccatcaactcgagctcttccccttgctagcggaagtacctgaaaccaaaactgaaactgtaagcacgaagcttagtgagctcccccaaactaccacataccatacaataacatataaagcacatactgggccctgCCCACTGCCTCAAACCGAAATCCggactaaccggggccttgccccctgcatcagaccaaagtccggaaactgcatcgggccgaagcccggactaattggggccttgccccctgcgtcggatcgaagtccggctaactacattggaccgaagtccggactaacgggggccttgccccctgctaactgcatcggaccgaagtccggactaactggctgaacatagcataacataatcatcactactagcataaacacatatactgcatactgcatcggaccgaagtccgtaaCACatcacacaaaacatgcttgaatcacaaagacatcaagcacactgaactactgcatcagaccaaagtccggaactattgCTAACTAAACGGACCGACATTGTGGCCGGAGACCCATTCCTATtggaaggaagactcacctcgtaacgctGACTGAGTCCCATGCATGCTATTATTATACAGTCGATTCCCATGCATGCTATTATTATACAGTCGAttcttgaagaacaactcgtcgagtcccatgcaTGCTATTACTATACAATCgattctaattgattttggtgcttccaaaacatagatctgagcttctaagactcgttttacacgtaaagtttccaactttacgtgcatgcacaagGGTATGAGGCTAAAATACCCAAACTCATCAAATACTAAGCACTTAAGGTTTGGAATAAGGCCAAGATTGCATAAAGGTGGCTATAATGAGCTCCTGGAGTTCAAgagaggctagatctgaagtATAACTCGATCCCAAGGCTTCACTACAAAGGATTGGGGTTCTTGAGCTTAATATCAACAATTTGGGGACAAAATAGATCTATTAGCTCAATaagcaagatggagactttattaccagaaaagaTGACCACAAAGGAGTgtgttctggatctacttcctcttccttgaactcttcaaccttctccttcttctacttgctccaaaatgcaccaaaagctcCTTCACAAAGCAACAATCACTCACACACTCCTtaagagggctagggtttggtaagaaatgctctgagggtgatggaggcaaAGTTGGGGCGcaataagatgtttaaatagggtgcaaacccttaaaattagggcttcatccaaataggcggactcaccgagtcccaacatatggactcgtcgagtagccatcTCCATTTGCGTGatcatcccgtctctactcgacgagtcgggctacagactcatcgagtaccccttaagaaatgaaaatacttatttaaattacataccagaaaaTGGGGCGTTACATCATCGCTTTCAAAAGTTGTTAATGGAATTAGATCTAACTGAATAAAGGTTAGACTGACCGagtcaaacacaactttgtatcTGACCGAGTAAAAAacatattagagaaaacatgaCGAGTCAAAGGTTTTTAAATCTGTattaataaatgatttttttgtcatatgtcaaaCTCTCATTAATTTCGGTATAttctaattatttttaattaaattttttccatgacattttatgatttttatttatttattattattttttattgtttatgtaataataataaatgtttttCAATTTCAAGATTTAGTAATTTATTCGccttttttataaattcaacaaTTGActcacttttcttataaaattcaaaaattcttaAATTTAAAGATATCCTTAGAGAATTTTGATTCATGACAATTTTGTAAAATATgtcattagttttttttattcgtATAGATTAAAGTACTTATTTATCATGCTTAATGTTTACATCTTTATTTAACATTTTTAATCAATTCGTATAATATATAGGTTTTACAACTAGTGTGATATCAAACAATTTAAATCTGATAAAATCAGACTTAATCTCTTACCATACTTAATAAGAGACATATCAAAGAGccttatttttaaaataatgttATGATAACTTGCATTATTTGTGTCTTATATTACTAGCAAGTGGACATTTATGTTATTTGGTGAATTCATTGGTTATATGTTGTGATAACTTGTCAATCTGAATGTCTAAAATGTTTAGAATATTTTGGTagaaatttatatgtttatgaaAAGCCTTTtgatcaatcaatttatcaaacaatgacagtaaataagaataagaagaattcacgaagaaaaactttcactaagaaagataatctcacaaagagattatcgtgtgcacaaagcagctATATTAGGGTTTTGTGAAAGGCGTGAcctttcacaaacctatacaaaagattatatactgctattctagtcaatccctataaatcagggatacgccagctaactaatttacgctaactatggaaacaagataaatacaaaatttgttacaatgcactgaataaACTAAACACACTGAACTGCTGAAACGCTGATGCTGATACTGAGATATGCGCTGATGCTGAAAGATatatttcaaacatcatcatatttcaaggtttgaccttacaatctcccccaatatgatgatgttcaaaaccaactaaattagaacacctctggacaagaactcttcatactcagcttcagcttctatTTTTACCggccagtaaggactatccagcaactcctgtcttctattcagcagctccatagcaataaggatgtgaaactctccggagagatcttgatgactcatgcacatttaccttaagccaacgagatgagtggttggagcctttggaatctcagcagttcgctgaaaacacatttttctgtttttatcgagatagaacatcccgtgttcaggaaCTGAGATAAATTTATGTTGAACTGGGTCAACACTGATAGGAAGAGAGTTGTTTATCCCACCAGCACCAAAGTCCAGAACCAACACATCTTCACAATCAACTTGAAATTTGGTTCTTCGAGTTCTAGGAACAGATGACCTTTGGCCTTGATGCTGtggtcgttctttaggaacaaggtccaaacgctgaactttcttgatcagcaGATGTAGAGCACATGTCAGTTCAGAGgagtgagctgaggtttgcttggatgctaattcgagtaattccatccattcagaatatccatatttgatcagctcatccctcttgacaacttcagtgtatgAATGTTGTGGACCTTGACGAGTAATCAGCAACGTAAGAATTTTCTCGTTGCGTGGTTTGGAAGCTTTAACTTTGATGATTTTATCACCACACACTCGTCGTTTAAGAACATCTTCAAACCTCTTTCGATCAATCCTGTCTAGAACACTGTCAGTCTTAGGCTTACTGCTGCTAGGAGGAGGCTGAGAAGATTGAGATTTGGACTGAAATTCCAAGaatttctgcatctgagcttcaaaagatcctttggcctgaagtttatgctgaatgagagattcatcagcttgagcaatattctttagaagctgagcttgatTAGCTTGATCAATAATTTGTTTAACTTGATCaggagacatgttccattcagccgCCAAATTTGATATACTGACTATGGACTTGGGTTTCTTGCAAGACAAAGAAGTATCAGTGTGTGAATGAgccaagtcagtatctgctacCTTGTGCTTGCGAAATAGCGGATGAGAATCTTCACTAGCAACGTCTGAATCTTCTCCTTGGACCGGAATAATGGGATCAACAGTGGGATCAACGAATTTCATGTCtggcctttgagattcattatcaaGATCATCTGAATCTTCTTCTTGGACTGGAATAAAGGGATCAATGAAGTTCATATCCagtatttgacattcatcatcttgttcatcatcatgctcactatcttcaACAAGCTTTTCAGTACCTGTTGGACTATTAGGCTTCGTGAAGTCAGACTCGTGCATCTGCTTTGGTGGCTCAGACTGAACTAAGGAGTTGTCAACATATTCAGTGTCTCTCTCTTTTGGATTATCATCAGCATTATCATGATcaacattatcatcatcatcagcattatcatcatcatcaacattatcATCAGtatcagtatctccccctttttgagcatcatcagattGGGGACTATAGGAAGGAGTATGCAAGAGAACTTCCTTTAGCTGAtgaacatcagcctcaatgcatagaagacgctgactcatgtcccgagtcagtgtCAGAAGTTCAGTAAATACTGAGGCCGGAATTTGAAGGAATGAAGTACCTGGAGCTGCTTGTGAGCGTGGTGGCATCCCCAGAGAAGATTGGTCCCCCTggggtggattctccccctgtgaaggatgctccccctgagatgggtGCTCCCCCTGAAATTGTTGCTCCCCCTGAATCAGTGAATCCTTTTGAGTTGAGGGAACTTTCTTAGTAACAGAGACGAtatgatgagaaagttgaggagaGAAATGACCACCATCATGTGGTTCATCCTCTTAACCGGCATGATCTTCATGGTTACCATCAGCTCCTTCATTAGTATCAGCGGTGAGTGAAGGAACAGTATATGGatttgcaatccattctctcatcctatcaGAGATTCCGATGTCAGTATCCAGTGGATCATCTTGATACATTCGAATTGACATGCGAGGGCATTGGATGGGATTTCCAGGGTGTGAGAAGTAATCTGCAGCAAAAAATTTATCGAGCACAAGAGCAATCCAGCGTGGGAAGGGAACGTGATCAGCGCGTACATTTGCATGAAGAAGCTGaacaagttgatcaaagaataagaccccataatcaagtcttttgttgagaagaagtgagcagacGACTTGTTTCTCATAAGTGCTCAGTTGATCACCACTTcgagacttgtgacccacacaTTTGCACAGAGCACCGGTGAAGAATTTCCATCCGGGGGTCATACATTGGCGCAGAATAAGAGCTGATCGAGCACAATCCTTTGAGTGATCATATCCCAGTTGATCGAATAGACGTCGACAACGTTCAATAGAAGGAAGTTCAGAGAATGGTTCAAAGATAGGTAACCTGAGTGCATCACTGAGGAGTTCTGCGGTAATAAAGACAGAGTGTCTTCCATGGCCAATAGTCCTGGTGATGACATTGTTTTCATCATTGACTGTTGCggtgtagtagaactcacagaCTTGTTCAGGTAAGAACTCTGATGGAATGTCACTGATGGCGTATCGTAGGCGGCAGGAGGCTAAGAAAttaacaaaatcatcgagtccaagacctcgatgaacatctggaatatcagggttgaaaacaatgttggtggctttgatgtatattcggagaggaggagagtttggggcagggATTACCCTTCGTGAAGTAGAGGAGAAAGTGAACAGAGAAGCCGCCATTAGAGAGTTTTTAGGGTTCTATGGTTTTGAATATAAGTGAAGGAAGTTTAAATTGTGGAAGGAAAGTTTGAAATAAGGGTGGAAAGATGTTTAAATATGGAATTAAATGGGCCtttaaaaaggtaatgattatcttcttcAAAAATAACGGCGTATTGTAACAACCTGTCAGATCAGAAAAATAGTCGTTGGATAAAAGAGCCGTTGACTGAAAATGAAAcgtcaatcagtgtttgcggaagcgctgagATCAGTGTCACAAAAGTTATATGCTGAAGATGAttctccgtcaattcaaggtacaacttgcttgattggggctagcaaggagattggtgcatgtgatagatactagttgtattatctaaccatcggcacagagtgttgtgtctttatcgatcagtgagtggtttatcttactgaatcattagacactgaatgagaagaaggtaaagaaaggattgttgcgtgtgataagccttggtgttttggtctaaccatcggtaAAGATTGTGAAATTCTCATCAGTGTGTGTTTTGTCACACGGAATCatggaatcagtgtaagattggtaagaagagatagttgcgtgtgatagatcttggtgttttgatctaaccatcggcaaagatttttagattctcatcagtgtgtgttttgtcacactgaatcacggaatcagtgtaagattggtaagaagagatagttgcgtgtgatagatcttggtgttttgatctaaccatcggcagagtttcaagttgttatcagtgtatggtttaatacagtgaatcattcaactttagtttagaagagTTGAAGAGGAGAGAAGGATAGGAGATCAAACCAAGTACTCAGTATGCAAATATCACCAGCatgtcatcatcagcacaatgtaca includes these proteins:
- the LOC111912548 gene encoding NADH dehydrogenase [ubiquinone] 1 alpha subcomplex subunit 9, mitochondrial, whose translation is MQTISRRLARESFPRPAIYSLKSLYPISDQYYGAYDRRYASTLATRGVGHLVRKGTGGRSSVSGIVATVFGATGFLGRYLVQELAKMGSQVLVPFRGSEDAPRHLKLMGDLGQIVPMKYNPRDEDSIKAVMAKANVVINLIGREYETRNYSFEVVNHHMAEQLAKISKEHGGIMRFIQLSCLGASESSPSRMLQAKAAAEESILRELPEATILRPAVMLGTEDRLLNPWAQFAKKYNFLPLIGNGSTKIQPVYVADVASAVVAALKDDGSSMGKVYELGGPDVYTLHQLAELMYEVIREWPHYVNVPFPIAKAISTPRELLLNKVPFPLPTPSIFNLDLIHALSSDKLVSQDALTFNDLGIVPHKVKGYPIEFLIQYRKGGPNYGSTVSERVTPESYP